CGGCGGCTCCATCACGATACCGACGGCGGCGACTCGACCGTCGGCGGTGACGGCGAGCAGCGTGTCGGTCTCCAGGTCGATGAAGCTGTAGCCGAGCTCCTCCTCGACCTCCTCGCGTGTGTTGACGTAGTTCGGGTGGTCCTGCACGGCGATCGCCCGGTACACGTCGTATATCGCGTCCACGTCGGCGGCGGTCGCCGGTCGCCATTCGGCGACGAGGGGATGCCGGGGGCGGTAGGTCGGCGGCGCGGCGACCCGCTCGCGCAGCGGGCTCAGGGTGTCGTCGGTCATCCTTTCACCCTAGAGCCTCGCCTCCCGGCCGCGCCCCGCATCCCTGGGTCGCGACACGCCGTTATCCCGTCTGCGTAGCGGCGTGTTGCGACCCACAGACGGCCGGGAACGACGAAGGCCCCGCATCCAGGGATGCGGGGCCTTCGTGTGGAACGGGAGGGCGTTACGCCTTCTCCGCCTCGCTCTCGGCGTCGGTCTCACCGGCGGCGTCGGCGTCGGCGGTCGCGTCCTCGACGACCTCCGCCTCGGCGGCGGCGGTCTCGGTGCTGGTCTCCTCGGCCGGGGTCTCCTCGGTCGCGGTCTCCTCGGCGGGGGTCTCCTCGACCGGCGCGGCCTTGGGGGCGGCGGTGGTCTTGGACGACTTCACCTTCGGGGTGACGGGCTCGAGCACGAGCTCGATCTGCGCCATCGGCGCGTTGTCACCCTTGCGGAAGCCGAGCTTCGTGATGCGGGTGTAGCCGCCCTCACGCTCGGCGACCAGCGGCGCGATCTCGGTGAAGAGCTCGTGCACGACGGACTTGTCGCTGATCACGGCGAGCACGCGACGGCGGGCGTGCAGGTCGCCGCGCTTCGCGAACGTGATCAGGCGCTCGGCCACGGGACGGAGGCGCTTGGCCTTCGTCTCGGTGGTCTTGATGCTCTTGTGCGTGAAGAGCGCAGCGGCCAGGTTGGCGAGCATGAGGCGCTCGTGCGCCGGGCCGCCCCCGAGGCGGGGGCCCTTGGTGGGCTTAGGCATGATCGGTTATCTCCAGTGTTGAAAAGGTCTGATGGCTGAGTCGGGCGACGTGCCTCAGATGGTGGTGGACTCGTCCTCGTCGTAGCCGCTGTAGAAGTGGGCGCCGTCGAACCCGGGGACCGAGTCCTTCAGCGACAGACCCATCTCCGTCAGCTTGTCCTTGACCTCATCCACCGACTTCTGACCGAAGTTGCGGATGTTCATGAGCTGCGTCTCCGACAGCGAGACGAGCTCGCTCACGGTGTTGATGCCCTCGCGCTTGAGGCAGTTGTACGAGCGGACCGAGAGGTCGAGGTCCTCGATCGGCATCGACAGCTCGGAGCTGAGGACGGCGTCGACCGGAGCCGGGCCGATCTCGATGCCCTCGGCGGCGCTGTTGAGCTCGCGGGCGAGACCGAACAGCTCGACTAGCGTGCGGCCGGCCGAGGCGATGGCGTCGCGCGGGCTGATCGCGGGCTTGGTCTCGACGTCGACCACGAGGCGGTCGAAGTCGGTGCGCTCACCGGCACGGGTGGCCTCGACGCGGTAGGTGACCTTCAGGACGGGCGAGTAGATCGAGTCGATCGGGATCTGGCCCGCCTCGCTGTACTCGTTGCGGTTCTGCTGGGCCGACACGTAGCCGCGCCCGCGCTCGATGGTCAGCTCGACCTCGAACTTCGCCTTGTCGTTGAGGGTCGCGATGACCAGCTCGGGGTTGTGGATCTCCACACCGGCCGGAGCCGAGATGTCGGCGGCGGTGACCTGACCGGCGCCGGTCTTGCGGAGGTACGCGGTGATCGGCTCGTCGTGCTCGCTGGAGACCACCAGACCCTTGATGTTCAGGATGATCTCGGTCACGTCCTCCTTGACGCCCGGAACGGTGCTGAACTCGTGCAGCACACCGTCGATGCGGATGCTGGTGACAGCCGCGCCGGGGATGGAGGAGAGGAGGGTGCGGCGCAGGGAGTTGCCGAGGGTGTATCCGAAGCCGGGCTCCAGGGGCTCGATGACGAACCGCGAGCGGAACTCGGAGATGTTCTCTTCGGTGAGCGTAGGACGCTGTGCAATGAGCACTATTGATTCCTTTCGGCTAAGTGTCCGCTATATGACACTTGCTTCTACTGTGGTGGGGTGTCACGCCGTCAGGCGGCGACCCGGTCGAGTCGCCGCCTGCGGCGGACTGAAGAGAACTGCTTAGACGCGACGGCGCTTGGGCGGGCGGCAACCGTTGTGCGCCTGCGGGGTGACGTCGTTGATCGAGCCGACCTCGAGGCCAGCGGCCTGGAGGGAGCGGATCGCCGTCTCGCGACCCGAACCCGGGCCCTTGACGAAGACGTCGACCTTCTTCATGCCGTGCTCCTGCGCCTGACGCGCGGCCGACTCGGCGGCGAGCTGCGCCGCGAACGGGGTCGACTTGCGGGAGCCCTTGAATCCGACGCCGCCGGACGAGGCCCAGCTGATCACGGCACCGGTGGTGTCGGTGATCGAGACGATCGTGTTGTTGAACGTGCTCTTGATGTGGGCCTGGCCCACAGCAATGTTCTTCTTTTCCTTCTTGCGCGGCTTGCGAGCGGCCGACTTGGGTGCTGCCATTTCTTCTCCTGAATCCTAAGAGCGTGGGGCCGCGGGCCTTAGCGCGCCTTCTTCTTGCCGGCCACGGTGCGCTTCGGACCCTTGCGGGTACGAGCGTTGGTCTTGGTGCGCTGGCCGCGGACCGGGAGGCCCTTACGGTGGCGGATACCCTCGTAGCTGCCGATCTCGACCTTGCGGCGGATGTCGGCGGCGACCTCGCGGCGCAGGTCACCCTCCACCTTGAAGTTGCCCTCGATGTAGTCGCGGAGAGCGACGAGCTGCTCGTCGGTCAGGTCCTTGACGCGGATGTCGCCCGAGATCTCGGTCTCGCGCAGAGTCTGGAGGGCGCGGGTGCGGCCGACTCCATAGATGTAGGTGAGTGCGACCTCGACGCGCTTCTCGCGCGGGATGTCGACGCCTGCTAGACGTGCCATGTGTTGGCTTCTCCTGTGATGAGTGGAGGTCTGCAGCGATCCCGGTGCCCCGGCCTCCTCCGAGGGTGTCCCCCGCGTCCGTCTCCGGACGCGGGTTCTGGGATCGCCTGTTCTTCTATTCGGTTATGACTGCGTTCAGCCCTGGCGCTGCTTGTGGCGCGGGTTCTCGCAGATGACCATGACCCGGCCGTTGCGGCGGATGACCTTGCACTTGTCGCAGATCCTCTTGACCGAGGGGTTGACCTTCATGAGTGTTTCTTACCTTTGTTCGCTGTCCTCGTACCTCACCCGGGGCTACCCGTTGGGTGGGGCCGTTACTTACAGCAGACCTTTACTTGTAGCGGTAGACGATCCGGCCGCGGGTCAGATCGTAGGGGCTCAGCTCCACGATCACGCGGTCCTCGGGGAGGATGCGGATGTAGTGCTGGCGCATCTTGCCGGAGATGTGGGCAAGAACCTTGTGACCGTTCGTCAACTCCACGCGGAACATCGCGTTGGGAAGAGCCTCGATCACGGATCCTTCGATCTCGATGACACCGTCTTTTTTGGCCATAGCCTCACTGTCGCTAAAAGTCGTGGTTTGCTGGTCGTGCGTTGATCGGCGGAAGGCACGTCTGAACGCGCCTAAGACACCAAGGATCTATCTTATGGGAAAGGGCGCGAATCCGCCAATCCGAGTGTATGATCCTCCGCCGCTCTGGGCG
Above is a window of Leifsonia sp. 1010 DNA encoding:
- the rpsM gene encoding 30S ribosomal protein S13, yielding MARLAGVDIPREKRVEVALTYIYGVGRTRALQTLRETEISGDIRVKDLTDEQLVALRDYIEGNFKVEGDLRREVAADIRRKVEIGSYEGIRHRKGLPVRGQRTKTNARTRKGPKRTVAGKKKAR
- the rplQ gene encoding 50S ribosomal protein L17 gives rise to the protein MPKPTKGPRLGGGPAHERLMLANLAAALFTHKSIKTTETKAKRLRPVAERLITFAKRGDLHARRRVLAVISDKSVVHELFTEIAPLVAEREGGYTRITKLGFRKGDNAPMAQIELVLEPVTPKVKSSKTTAAPKAAPVEETPAEETATEETPAEETSTETAAAEAEVVEDATADADAAGETDAESEAEKA
- the rpmJ gene encoding 50S ribosomal protein L36 — protein: MKVNPSVKRICDKCKVIRRNGRVMVICENPRHKQRQG
- the infA gene encoding translation initiation factor IF-1, whose amino-acid sequence is MAKKDGVIEIEGSVIEALPNAMFRVELTNGHKVLAHISGKMRQHYIRILPEDRVIVELSPYDLTRGRIVYRYK
- a CDS encoding DNA-directed RNA polymerase subunit alpha; this encodes MLIAQRPTLTEENISEFRSRFVIEPLEPGFGYTLGNSLRRTLLSSIPGAAVTSIRIDGVLHEFSTVPGVKEDVTEIILNIKGLVVSSEHDEPITAYLRKTGAGQVTAADISAPAGVEIHNPELVIATLNDKAKFEVELTIERGRGYVSAQQNRNEYSEAGQIPIDSIYSPVLKVTYRVEATRAGERTDFDRLVVDVETKPAISPRDAIASAGRTLVELFGLARELNSAAEGIEIGPAPVDAVLSSELSMPIEDLDLSVRSYNCLKREGINTVSELVSLSETQLMNIRNFGQKSVDEVKDKLTEMGLSLKDSVPGFDGAHFYSGYDEDESTTI
- the rpsK gene encoding 30S ribosomal protein S11, yielding MAAPKSAARKPRKKEKKNIAVGQAHIKSTFNNTIVSITDTTGAVISWASSGGVGFKGSRKSTPFAAQLAAESAARQAQEHGMKKVDVFVKGPGSGRETAIRSLQAAGLEVGSINDVTPQAHNGCRPPKRRRV